A single Methanolobus sp. ZRKC5 DNA region contains:
- a CDS encoding ATPase domain-containing protein, whose product MDGLKSISCGIKGLDEILGGMMSPSTILVAGTAGVGKTIMSLQMLSNASKKGEKALYIPITTESTEKLKMYNSTLDFFDNSFEVHPMNRQLAEKDPLTTLIEIGNIIESVKPDRLVIDPVTPLGFGFIEQEKRRFFYTLDSMLQERNMLTFLVGELLKTELHNSVVSHLSDGIIYLTREDSNSKADHRMEFIKMRGLDPGIRSEITSRKYLYNINSTGFAVYPHLKPEKKITLDDTRVGTGIPGLDGMFDGGLLKYNSLLVAGTPGTGKKIFGLQFIMQGLKNNEAGIVVTFEDTPHQMILDAKRMGWDLERYIDDGLLFFICNNPSEIYPGEHAANIKENIETNNINRVFFDGTNHLELSMPDNLELRGYLYSMTNYLKSRNITSLFTTDTAPSECPGNEKIDAASIMDSVLVLHNSRARDRRYMCVTKSRGTKHKRSIKEYAITENGIKLRTDTLI is encoded by the coding sequence ATGGACGGGTTAAAAAGCATATCGTGTGGTATCAAAGGGCTTGACGAAATTTTGGGTGGAATGATGTCCCCCTCTACAATCCTGGTCGCAGGAACAGCAGGAGTGGGCAAGACGATTATGTCACTGCAGATGCTTTCAAATGCTTCCAAAAAAGGGGAGAAAGCACTCTACATACCTATTACGACAGAAAGTACTGAAAAACTGAAGATGTACAATTCAACGCTTGATTTCTTTGACAACTCTTTTGAAGTACATCCAATGAACAGGCAACTTGCAGAGAAGGACCCTTTAACAACTTTGATCGAGATTGGAAACATAATAGAATCAGTTAAACCTGACAGACTGGTAATTGACCCTGTTACACCACTTGGTTTTGGATTTATCGAACAGGAAAAAAGAAGATTTTTCTATACACTTGACTCCATGCTTCAGGAAAGGAATATGCTTACATTCCTTGTTGGAGAACTTTTAAAGACAGAGTTACATAATTCCGTAGTCAGCCACCTCTCAGATGGTATTATTTACCTCACAAGAGAAGACAGTAACTCCAAAGCAGACCATCGAATGGAGTTTATTAAAATGAGAGGGCTCGATCCGGGAATACGCTCAGAGATTACCTCCCGTAAGTATCTGTATAACATCAATTCAACTGGCTTTGCCGTGTACCCACACCTGAAACCGGAAAAAAAGATAACGTTGGACGATACCAGAGTTGGAACAGGGATACCCGGACTGGATGGTATGTTCGATGGAGGACTTTTAAAATACAACAGCCTTCTTGTAGCTGGAACCCCGGGAACCGGAAAAAAAATATTCGGATTGCAATTCATAATGCAGGGACTTAAAAATAATGAAGCGGGAATAGTAGTCACATTCGAAGATACACCGCACCAGATGATACTTGATGCTAAAAGAATGGGATGGGATCTGGAAAGATATATTGATGACGGACTTTTATTTTTTATCTGCAACAATCCAAGTGAGATATACCCTGGGGAACATGCTGCAAACATAAAAGAAAATATTGAAACGAATAATATTAACAGAGTATTCTTTGACGGAACCAATCACCTTGAGTTATCAATGCCTGATAATTTAGAACTTAGAGGCTACCTTTATTCAATGACAAATTACCTGAAAAGCCGGAACATTACATCCTTATTTACAACAGATACCGCACCTTCGGAATGCCCAGGTAATGAGAAAATAGATGCAGCATCCATCATGGATTCAGTGCTCGTTTTGCATAATTCCCGAGCAAGAGATCGAAGATATATGTGTGTTACCAAATCAAGAGGGACAAAACACAAACGCTCAATAAAAGAATATGCAATTACAGAAAACGGGATAAAACTCAGAACTGACACTTTAATCTAA
- a CDS encoding ATPase domain-containing protein — protein sequence MYDGAVSEEISMEDEANRVKTGIPGFDELCGGGLIRDRTYLISGTSGAGKTNFSIQFIYNGITKYGENGIIVATEERPEQIRENVLKLGWDLQALEDENKLVIIDACSTKIGIPSQEKYVDVRPFEIRSMMDQIIATQEEINAKRALIDSTTSVSFYLQDPAKIRIELLKLSTTLEVIGLTSMMTCELIDESKPSRFGVENFVTDGTIVLYYKRHENVRMRSMEIYKMRGSDHSKKIHPYDITPNGFVIHPHEEVYSMF from the coding sequence ATGTACGATGGCGCAGTTTCTGAAGAAATATCAATGGAAGATGAGGCAAATCGTGTCAAAACGGGCATACCAGGATTTGATGAGTTGTGCGGAGGAGGTCTTATCAGAGACAGGACATACCTCATATCCGGCACATCAGGCGCCGGTAAAACTAATTTTTCGATACAATTCATTTACAATGGAATTACTAAATACGGCGAAAATGGGATAATCGTTGCAACTGAAGAAAGGCCGGAACAAATAAGAGAGAACGTTCTCAAATTAGGATGGGATCTGCAAGCACTCGAAGATGAGAATAAACTTGTCATCATCGACGCCTGTTCCACCAAGATAGGCATACCATCACAAGAAAAGTACGTGGATGTGCGGCCCTTTGAAATAAGGTCCATGATGGACCAGATCATAGCCACTCAGGAGGAAATAAATGCCAAACGTGCACTTATTGATTCAACGACATCTGTTAGTTTCTACCTTCAGGACCCGGCAAAAATAAGGATAGAACTCCTCAAGCTCAGCACAACACTTGAAGTCATAGGCCTGACATCGATGATGACATGTGAACTTATAGATGAATCAAAACCATCCAGGTTCGGAGTTGAGAATTTTGTTACAGACGGTACTATCGTACTCTATTACAAAAGACATGAGAACGTAAGAATGAGAAGTATGGAGATATACAAAATGAGAGGGTCGGACCACAGTAAGAAGATCCACCCCTATGACATAACCCCTAACGGATTTGTAATCCATCCTCACGAAGAAGTATATTCAATGTTCTAA
- a CDS encoding transcriptional regulator, with translation MEELIGFVTGNKNRQKLLALLGSKHQLDAEKLAKNMHIARPSVDKIVEELIDKELIEQECDVYKLTELGETLERKVHNI, from the coding sequence ATGGAAGAATTAATAGGATTTGTAACTGGTAACAAAAATCGTCAGAAATTACTTGCTTTGCTGGGTTCCAAGCATCAGCTGGATGCTGAAAAATTGGCAAAGAATATGCATATTGCTCGTCCTTCCGTCGATAAGATCGTAGAAGAGCTCATTGATAAAGAATTAATCGAACAGGAATGCGATGTATATAAGCTTACTGAACTGGGGGAAACTTTGGAGCGCAAAGTCCATAATATCTAA
- a CDS encoding ribonuclease P protein component 4 encodes MARSRKKNKAISKIIAQERIQYLFELAKNELCLNPDKSERYVSLARKIGMRHRVSIPAELKRNFCKQCGSLLVTGQNSRRRLKDGNIIITCLKCGGVTRYPFKCIKSK; translated from the coding sequence ATGGCAAGATCAAGAAAGAAAAACAAGGCTATATCCAAAATCATTGCACAAGAGCGTATTCAGTATCTCTTTGAACTCGCTAAAAATGAGCTTTGCTTAAACCCTGATAAGAGCGAACGGTACGTTTCGTTAGCAAGAAAAATAGGCATGCGTCATCGTGTAAGCATACCTGCAGAACTTAAACGCAATTTCTGCAAGCAATGTGGTTCCTTGCTTGTTACAGGTCAAAACTCAAGACGCCGCCTTAAAGATGGCAATATTATTATCACCTGCCTTAAATGCGGCGGAGTAACAAGATATCCCTTTAAATGTATAAAATCAAAATGA
- a CDS encoding S-layer protein domain-containing protein → MKRFTTIALVALIALAALIVPASAVDATIEVRSEVFSGDNFSDIFDTVGGNIEINSTNFAGFWYDIDDNLASETLTILNNSALVSGETIDEEGLWYNATIVQADYTAEFANETPDDDNSTFPLIGLFAESYVATADDDAGELVKLLLDTDDKYTLRTGSALELAEGYELTAKQIDVEGDKVWMELSKDGEFVEDEVISMPTNGDAATWDYDADVGDQDDVIVFRVLITDVFQGQVDSLAVVEGIWLLDYENILEIDSADEFGEFEVNAVSSTISMFNSGTLTLSDDKDIDLAEGLMITTADSDLRFALVKEYTEPGTYEVRGSVAVATDSWTANDFAGFWYDLDDDESSETLSITVDGETVDEEDLWYNTTIVQTSYTADFANETPDDDNSTFPIIGLFAQEYVATADDDAGELVKLLLDTDDKYTLRTGSALELAEGYELTAKQIDVEGDKVWMELSKDGEFIEDEVVDVSSGNPVTWDYDADVGDKDDVIVFRVLITDVFQGQVDSLAVVEGIWLLDYENILEIDSADEFGELEVDAVASTISMFNSGTLTLSQDKEIELAEGFMLKTADSTDLRYYPFVERTIGEGMEVVEGDGDEGVDEEMPGDEVVEGEGDEVVEETPAEDETPVEDDTEVEEEDTEEPAESPGFEAVFAVAGLLAVAYLVRRN, encoded by the coding sequence ATGAAAAGATTTACAACTATCGCATTAGTTGCTCTTATTGCTCTTGCAGCATTAATCGTGCCTGCAAGCGCTGTAGACGCAACAATAGAAGTGCGCAGTGAAGTTTTCAGTGGTGACAACTTCAGTGACATTTTCGACACAGTAGGCGGAAACATTGAAATTAATTCAACAAACTTTGCAGGTTTCTGGTATGACATTGATGATAACCTTGCAAGTGAAACTCTTACAATCTTAAACAACTCTGCGCTGGTATCAGGCGAGACTATTGATGAGGAAGGTCTATGGTACAATGCAACTATTGTACAGGCAGACTATACAGCAGAATTCGCTAACGAGACTCCAGATGATGACAACAGCACATTCCCACTTATCGGACTCTTCGCTGAGTCATATGTTGCAACAGCTGATGATGATGCAGGCGAGCTTGTAAAGCTTCTGCTCGACACAGATGACAAGTACACACTCAGGACCGGTTCCGCACTCGAACTCGCAGAAGGCTATGAGCTCACTGCAAAGCAGATTGATGTAGAAGGTGACAAGGTCTGGATGGAACTCTCCAAGGACGGAGAATTCGTTGAGGATGAAGTAATTTCAATGCCAACAAATGGTGATGCAGCAACTTGGGACTACGATGCAGATGTCGGAGACCAGGATGATGTAATCGTCTTCAGAGTACTCATTACTGATGTATTCCAGGGTCAGGTAGACAGCCTCGCAGTTGTTGAAGGTATCTGGCTCCTTGACTACGAGAACATTCTCGAGATAGACTCTGCTGATGAATTCGGAGAATTTGAAGTCAATGCTGTATCCAGCACCATTTCAATGTTCAACTCCGGTACACTTACACTTTCAGATGACAAGGACATTGATCTTGCAGAAGGCCTAATGATCACCACTGCAGACTCTGATCTTAGATTTGCTCTTGTGAAGGAATACACCGAGCCTGGAACATACGAGGTTAGAGGATCTGTTGCAGTAGCTACTGATTCATGGACCGCAAATGATTTTGCAGGTTTCTGGTATGACCTTGATGACGATGAATCTTCAGAAACACTTTCAATCACTGTTGATGGCGAAACCGTTGACGAAGAAGACCTCTGGTATAACACAACCATTGTACAGACTTCATACACAGCAGACTTCGCTAACGAGACTCCAGATGATGACAACAGCACATTCCCAATTATTGGACTCTTTGCACAGGAATATGTTGCAACAGCTGATGATGATGCAGGTGAGCTTGTAAAGCTTCTGCTCGACACAGATGACAAGTACACACTCAGGACCGGGTCCGCACTCGAACTTGCAGAAGGCTATGAGCTCACTGCAAAGCAGATCGATGTAGAAGGTGACAAGGTCTGGATGGAACTCTCCAAGGACGGGGAATTCATTGAGGATGAAGTTGTTGATGTCAGCAGCGGTAACCCAGTTACCTGGGACTACGATGCAGATGTCGGAGACAAGGATGACGTAATTGTCTTCAGAGTACTCATTACTGATGTATTCCAGGGTCAGGTAGACAGCCTCGCAGTTGTTGAAGGTATCTGGCTCCTTGACTACGAGAACATTCTCGAGATAGACTCTGCTGATGAATTCGGGGAACTTGAAGTCGACGCTGTAGCCAGCACCATTTCAATGTTCAACTCTGGCACACTCACTTTGTCACAAGACAAGGAAATCGAACTCGCAGAAGGCTTCATGCTCAAGACCGCAGACTCAACTGATCTCAGATACTACCCATTCGTCGAGAGAACAATCGGTGAAGGAATGGAAGTAGTTGAAGGCGATGGTGACGAAGGCGTAGATGAAGAAATGCCTGGTGATGAAGTAGTCGAAGGCGAGGGTGACGAAGTCGTAGAAGAAACCCCAGCTGAAGATGAAACACCTGTAGAAGATGATACTGAAGTAGAAGAAGAAGACACTGAAGAACCTGCAGAATCCCCTGGATTCGAAGCAGTATTCGCAGTAGCTGGTCTTCTCGCAGTAGCATACCTCGTTAGAAGAAACTAA